The following coding sequences lie in one Candidatus Eremiobacterota bacterium genomic window:
- a CDS encoding insulinase family protein, with protein sequence MAAFAATLFAFGRGLPAGAAPSDVARATLRNGLRVVVVRDPLAPVATAMMNYEVGSDEQWIPGLAHATEHMMFRGSATLSSSQLMEAVGVTGGDFDADTMPTATQYFFTVPSAYLDIALRAERSRATGLLMSSDQWNQERGAITQEVQQDNSSAFYRLFVKMQDRLIGRTPYAKNTLGTVEDFAKNVTSAQLLKFYNTWYHPNNAVYVIAGDVDPNQTIEKVLGIFGDLRSAKLPARIPFHLGPLRPALYHDVSDQAFTAVALGYRFPGYESPQYAAGQILSDVLSSQRSAFGGLAYTGKALGTQFVTQTYPKVGIAIAFGAVPVSTPPQTIDRELRAILEEYKKSGVPVDLVETAKLREISQLEFNANSIEGLASEWSQAVAVQGLASPDAMIAQYARVTVADVNAVLRRYLDNDRVVAAYAVPKNNGLVSAGGGSMAKENNEIPPSKHEPLPDWAQRVLDNLRVPDQTLAPADMRLANGIRLIVQPEQITHTVVVDGGILNNAQLQAPPGMEGVDDVTAALLPYGTTTYGRIALQSELDKIAADTTAGTEFGLDVLSAHFDRGVQLLADEELHPAFHQADFEIVREQTAGELLGAMSSPDHLADVALNKALYPLGDPLQRFATPKSVDGLNLNDVKSWYNRAYRPDLTTIVVIGDTTPQAARSIFEKYFGSWRAQGPKPNVELQPVPLNAPSQATVPATGRVQSSVRLVETLALVRADPQWAQLALANTVLTGGFYSSLLYHDLREVHGYAYSVESRVSADRVRATFGIEYGCDPQNILAAQAQVAAVLAQLQRQPIDPDRLLRAKALLMGEVPIREASYDGVTAQLLRYASLDLPLNQNVIDAQAELSATGASVQAALGRYVRPNGFVRVVTGPGPP encoded by the coding sequence ATGGCAGCATTCGCCGCGACGTTGTTCGCGTTCGGTCGCGGCCTGCCCGCAGGTGCGGCGCCGTCCGATGTTGCCCGCGCGACCCTCCGCAACGGATTGCGCGTGGTCGTCGTGCGCGATCCGTTGGCACCCGTCGCGACGGCGATGATGAACTACGAGGTCGGTTCGGACGAACAATGGATCCCTGGGCTGGCGCATGCGACCGAGCACATGATGTTTCGCGGCAGCGCGACGCTCTCGTCGTCCCAGCTCATGGAAGCCGTCGGCGTTACCGGCGGCGACTTTGACGCCGACACGATGCCGACGGCAACACAGTATTTTTTCACCGTTCCTTCGGCCTATCTCGATATCGCGCTTCGAGCCGAACGTTCGCGCGCAACCGGTCTGTTGATGTCGTCCGATCAATGGAACCAGGAGCGCGGCGCGATCACTCAGGAGGTCCAGCAGGATAACAGCTCCGCATTCTACCGGCTCTTCGTCAAGATGCAGGACCGCCTCATCGGGCGCACGCCGTACGCGAAGAATACGCTCGGTACGGTCGAAGATTTTGCCAAGAACGTTACGAGCGCCCAACTGTTGAAATTCTACAACACTTGGTACCATCCCAATAACGCCGTCTACGTCATTGCCGGCGACGTCGACCCAAACCAGACGATTGAAAAAGTACTCGGGATCTTCGGCGACCTCCGCTCGGCGAAGCTGCCCGCGCGAATACCGTTTCACCTCGGCCCGTTGCGGCCGGCGCTCTATCACGACGTGAGCGATCAGGCCTTTACGGCCGTCGCGCTGGGTTATCGCTTTCCCGGCTATGAGAGTCCGCAGTATGCGGCGGGTCAAATTTTGAGCGACGTCCTCTCCAGTCAGCGTAGTGCATTCGGTGGTCTCGCCTATACGGGAAAGGCACTTGGAACGCAATTCGTAACGCAGACGTATCCGAAGGTCGGCATCGCCATCGCGTTCGGTGCGGTCCCCGTGTCGACGCCGCCCCAGACCATAGACCGAGAGCTGCGCGCCATTCTCGAGGAATATAAGAAGAGCGGCGTGCCGGTCGATTTGGTCGAGACGGCGAAGCTGCGTGAGATTTCGCAGCTCGAGTTCAACGCGAACTCGATCGAAGGTCTGGCATCCGAATGGAGTCAGGCGGTGGCGGTTCAAGGTCTTGCCTCCCCCGATGCAATGATCGCGCAGTACGCTCGCGTCACCGTTGCCGACGTGAACGCTGTGCTGCGACGATATCTCGACAACGATCGGGTGGTCGCGGCGTATGCCGTACCAAAGAACAACGGCTTAGTCTCGGCCGGCGGCGGTTCGATGGCGAAAGAGAACAATGAGATTCCGCCGAGCAAGCACGAACCGCTGCCGGATTGGGCGCAGCGAGTGCTCGATAATTTACGCGTGCCCGACCAGACGTTGGCACCAGCAGATATGCGGCTCGCCAACGGGATCCGCCTCATTGTCCAACCCGAACAAATCACACATACGGTCGTCGTCGACGGCGGAATTCTCAACAACGCGCAGCTTCAAGCGCCGCCCGGAATGGAAGGCGTCGACGACGTGACCGCGGCGCTGCTTCCGTACGGGACAACGACCTACGGTCGCATCGCGTTGCAAAGCGAGCTCGATAAAATCGCTGCCGATACCACAGCCGGTACCGAATTCGGATTGGACGTGCTCTCGGCGCACTTCGACCGCGGCGTGCAGTTGCTGGCCGACGAGGAGCTACATCCGGCATTCCATCAAGCCGATTTCGAGATCGTTCGCGAGCAGACGGCCGGGGAGCTTCTCGGCGCGATGTCCTCACCGGATCATCTCGCCGACGTGGCGCTGAACAAGGCGCTCTATCCGCTGGGTGATCCGTTGCAGCGTTTCGCGACACCGAAGAGCGTCGACGGACTGAATCTCAATGACGTCAAGTCATGGTATAACCGAGCCTACCGCCCGGATCTCACAACCATCGTCGTCATCGGCGATACGACGCCGCAAGCCGCGAGAAGTATCTTTGAAAAGTACTTCGGGTCGTGGAGAGCGCAGGGCCCCAAACCGAACGTGGAGCTGCAACCCGTGCCGCTCAACGCCCCAAGCCAGGCGACCGTTCCGGCGACGGGGCGCGTACAATCGTCGGTACGCTTGGTCGAAACGCTTGCGCTCGTACGCGCTGATCCTCAATGGGCGCAGCTCGCGCTCGCCAACACCGTACTCACCGGCGGTTTCTACTCGTCGCTGCTCTATCACGACCTGCGTGAGGTTCACGGCTACGCGTATTCGGTCGAAAGCCGGGTTTCGGCCGATCGCGTTCGCGCAACGTTTGGCATCGAGTACGGTTGTGATCCGCAGAACATTCTGGCGGCACAGGCGCAAGTGGCCGCCGTGCTCGCCCAGCTCCAGCGACAGCCAATCGATCCAGACCGGCTCCTGCGGGCGAAGGCGCTGCTCATGGGAGAAGTGCCGATTCGCGAAGCGAGTTACGACGGCGTGACCGCGCAGTTGTTGCGTTACGCGAGTCTCGACTTGCCGCTGAATCAAAACGTCATCGACGCGCAGGCGGAACTTTCCGCCACGGGAGCGAGCGTCCAGGCGGCCTTGGGCAGGTACGTACGGCCAAACGGCTTCGTCCGCGTGGTCACGGGCCCCGGACCGCCATAA
- a CDS encoding HAD family hydrolase yields the protein MDAVRAIGFDIDHTLAIDNRLERVAFLRLLEAILDEGAKTVGTLADEIASIDDLLARQRRGEFSIDDAVRYFVTQRDLEPSDRHVVAFRSSAVEMVDEFVVALPGVRTTLETIRGRDIAVAVLTNGWNPLQARKAAKVGFQGPVLVSSEIGEQKPSAGAFERLSERLGVAPTATWYVGDDPSVDVAGAQGVGMRAVWLDWEHKEYPVDLRGPDRTIRNFPDLLEILTPEMPVR from the coding sequence ATGGACGCCGTCCGCGCGATCGGTTTTGATATTGACCACACGCTTGCGATCGATAATCGCCTCGAACGCGTGGCCTTCTTGCGCCTGCTCGAAGCGATCCTCGATGAAGGCGCCAAGACGGTCGGCACGTTGGCCGACGAGATCGCGAGCATCGACGATCTGCTGGCGCGCCAACGGCGCGGCGAGTTTTCTATCGATGACGCCGTACGGTACTTCGTCACGCAGAGGGATCTGGAGCCGTCCGATCGGCACGTCGTCGCTTTTCGGAGCAGCGCCGTGGAGATGGTCGATGAGTTCGTCGTCGCGCTTCCCGGGGTGCGAACCACGCTCGAAACGATTCGCGGGCGCGATATCGCGGTCGCCGTCTTGACCAACGGCTGGAATCCGCTGCAGGCCCGAAAAGCTGCGAAAGTAGGATTCCAGGGTCCCGTCCTCGTGAGCAGCGAGATCGGCGAACAGAAGCCCTCCGCCGGCGCCTTTGAAAGACTGAGCGAGCGGCTTGGCGTGGCACCGACGGCGACGTGGTATGTGGGGGATGACCCCAGCGTCGACGTCGCCGGCGCACAAGGGGTCGGCATGCGCGCGGTTTGGCTCGATTGGGAGCACAAGGAGTACCCGGTCGACCTGCGCGGGCCCGACCGCACCATCAGAAACTTCCCGGATCTGCTCGAGATCCTGACCCCGGAGATGCCAGTGAGATGA
- a CDS encoding DUF885 domain-containing protein produces the protein MMRHLLALLCLIGALLGAGPSPASTPSPTSTYEERLTALERSYTFWSYEQNPTSATDAGIHTYDNRLADYSAVTQSAQMAKLRAYRNLLAALQPPAGASPHARVDYLLIRSNLEGDWWGRTVLRGLARNPSIYEGECSNGIFSIVKRPYASDEIRVRAAIARLRACPGVLAQGRLNLTQTVREFAEIASEDIRDGDSLYTTTLDEVARDTSEGTRRDLAQARSVALTALHSYRAWLDTNMTRFRPGGFAVGRKEYQWYLTRVLMLPYDANQVAAIGRLELARDRALETWEAARDAVLASPSPAPTFASKAAFLSYYERSLAKLIAFINLHQIVTIPPYIGPFHIVEVPKALAATYPGGFMNPPGMFSADPQGFYFVPDFSASNQSFFVQQARQSVLPLLGHEGIPGHFMQFTYAYHNPDFIRHVQGDGVFAEGWAFYGEEMLMREGLYDDDPGARRQVLHLMRHRATRIGVDVGLATGAMSLPQAIAYFMKNAGIDYVTARGEATRFAMDPGQAIDYLVGKTQIETLMGLVEDREGAAFNQRSFHDRLLSYGTVPYSTIRYEWLGDDSWLRPALRPLGPANF, from the coding sequence ATGATGCGCCACTTGCTCGCATTGCTCTGCCTTATCGGCGCGCTGCTCGGCGCCGGACCGTCGCCGGCGTCCACACCGTCGCCTACATCCACATACGAAGAGCGGCTCACTGCGCTCGAACGCAGTTATACGTTTTGGTCGTACGAGCAGAATCCAACGTCCGCGACCGATGCGGGAATTCATACCTACGACAACCGGCTGGCCGATTATTCAGCGGTCACGCAATCCGCCCAAATGGCCAAGCTTCGGGCCTATCGCAACCTGTTGGCCGCTCTGCAGCCTCCCGCCGGCGCCAGCCCCCACGCGCGCGTCGACTATTTGCTGATCCGTTCGAATCTCGAAGGGGATTGGTGGGGTCGCACCGTGTTGCGCGGGCTTGCGCGAAATCCGAGCATTTACGAAGGTGAGTGCAGCAACGGGATCTTCTCGATCGTTAAGCGGCCGTACGCAAGCGACGAGATCCGGGTCCGCGCCGCAATCGCTCGTCTGCGCGCGTGTCCGGGCGTGCTCGCGCAGGGGCGCCTCAACCTAACCCAGACGGTCCGTGAGTTCGCAGAGATTGCCTCGGAAGACATTCGCGATGGTGACTCGCTCTACACTACGACCCTCGACGAGGTCGCCCGCGATACATCGGAGGGTACGCGACGCGATCTCGCGCAGGCGCGATCGGTCGCGCTAACGGCGCTGCACTCCTATCGAGCGTGGCTCGACACGAATATGACGAGATTTCGCCCCGGCGGTTTCGCCGTGGGCCGCAAAGAGTATCAGTGGTATCTAACGCGCGTGTTGATGCTTCCATACGACGCGAATCAAGTGGCCGCCATCGGACGGCTGGAACTGGCGCGCGACCGCGCGCTGGAGACGTGGGAAGCGGCGCGCGACGCGGTGCTTGCGTCGCCGTCGCCGGCACCGACCTTCGCGTCGAAGGCCGCGTTCTTATCGTATTACGAGCGAAGTCTCGCCAAGCTCATCGCGTTTATTAACCTGCATCAGATCGTCACGATCCCGCCGTATATCGGCCCGTTTCACATCGTCGAAGTGCCCAAGGCTCTGGCCGCTACCTATCCCGGTGGTTTCATGAATCCGCCCGGGATGTTCTCCGCCGATCCGCAAGGCTTTTATTTCGTTCCGGATTTCAGCGCCAGCAACCAAAGCTTCTTCGTGCAGCAAGCGCGTCAATCGGTGCTGCCGTTGCTGGGACACGAGGGAATCCCCGGGCACTTCATGCAGTTCACGTACGCGTATCACAACCCCGACTTCATTCGCCACGTTCAGGGAGACGGCGTCTTCGCCGAGGGCTGGGCGTTCTACGGGGAGGAAATGCTGATGCGTGAAGGACTTTATGACGATGATCCGGGAGCCCGGCGTCAGGTGCTTCATCTGATGCGCCATCGCGCCACCCGGATCGGCGTCGACGTAGGCCTCGCCACCGGCGCGATGTCGTTGCCGCAAGCCATCGCATATTTTATGAAGAACGCCGGCATCGATTACGTGACGGCGCGCGGCGAAGCGACGCGCTTCGCGATGGATCCCGGACAGGCGATCGACTATCTCGTCGGAAAAACGCAAATTGAAACGCTCATGGGCCTGGTCGAAGACCGCGAAGGAGCCGCTTTCAACCAACGCAGTTTCCACGACCGCCTCCTCTCCTATGGCACGGTGCCGTACTCTACCATTCGTTACGAATGGCTCGGTGACGACAGCTGGCTACGTCCAGCGCTGCGTCCGCTAGGGCCGGCAAACTTTTAA
- the rsmD gene encoding 16S rRNA (guanine(966)-N(2))-methyltransferase RsmD produces the protein MPRITGGSLNSRKLRSPKGAQVRPTPGRVKESLFAILMQRLDGARVLDLFAGTGAIGFEAASRGASRVVSVEGQREVARAIEEAVKNLGIDRVVTVFPAPAERALYRLEGPFDIVYLDPPYADPVPLQLFRLLRERQLLAPDALVVYEHAAKRILPDIPGFRSVREEVYGDVALAFLAAES, from the coding sequence ATGCCGCGGATAACCGGCGGCTCGCTGAACAGCCGAAAATTGCGCTCGCCGAAGGGCGCGCAGGTGCGCCCCACGCCGGGTCGTGTGAAGGAGTCGCTGTTCGCGATTCTGATGCAACGGCTCGACGGCGCGCGCGTGCTCGATCTCTTTGCCGGGACCGGCGCAATCGGGTTCGAGGCGGCATCGCGGGGCGCCTCGCGCGTGGTATCGGTCGAAGGCCAGCGCGAAGTGGCCCGCGCTATCGAAGAGGCGGTAAAGAATCTCGGTATCGATCGTGTCGTAACGGTCTTTCCTGCGCCCGCGGAACGCGCGCTCTACCGATTGGAAGGCCCGTTCGACATCGTTTACCTCGATCCACCGTACGCCGACCCCGTGCCGCTGCAGCTATTTCGTCTTCTGCGCGAACGTCAACTGCTCGCGCCCGACGCGCTTGTCGTGTACGAACACGCAGCGAAGCGAATCTTGCCCGATATACCCGGGTTTCGTTCCGTACGCGAAGAAGTGTACGGCGATGTCGCACTCGCCTTCTTGGCGGCGGAATCTTGA
- the coaD gene encoding pantetheine-phosphate adenylyltransferase, with product MRVTRAVYPGSFDPPTNGHLDVIERAARCFGELVVAIVVNPQKRAPMFSLEDREQMLKTCVAAMDNVRVEHFRGLLADYVRAAAAAVIVKGLRVVSDFESEMSAALMNRSLSDVDTLFLMSDQKYSFVSSSLVKEVFFLGGDVAALVPEPVLRVMAEKRTHLQRR from the coding sequence ATGCGCGTAACGCGTGCTGTCTATCCCGGATCTTTCGACCCGCCGACGAACGGTCATCTCGACGTTATCGAGCGAGCCGCCCGATGTTTCGGCGAGCTTGTCGTCGCCATCGTCGTTAACCCTCAAAAGCGCGCGCCGATGTTTTCGCTCGAAGATCGCGAGCAAATGCTCAAAACCTGCGTCGCCGCGATGGACAACGTGCGCGTCGAGCATTTCCGCGGTCTGCTCGCCGATTACGTTCGCGCCGCCGCCGCCGCCGTGATCGTCAAAGGCCTGCGGGTCGTCTCAGATTTCGAGAGCGAAATGTCGGCCGCGCTCATGAACCGCTCGCTCTCCGACGTTGACACGCTATTCCTGATGTCGGATCAGAAGTATTCGTTCGTGAGCTCGAGCCTCGTCAAAGAGGTCTTTTTTCTTGGTGGGGACGTCGCGGCGCTCGTCCCCGAGCCGGTACTTCGCGTCATGGCGGAGAAGCGCACACACTTGCAACGGAGGTAG
- a CDS encoding carboxypeptidase regulatory-like domain-containing protein, producing the protein MKQTALVLLLAAAASGPALAEQPGGIAGTVVDARTNQPVAHAQLYYYRAPYRENGPNRIMSVQSNSRGFFSDITLEPGRYVIMARFGNAVEGCALDDVISGEVARVRLEIGHNTLMCSGPRFHPAMVDPNASADVYRI; encoded by the coding sequence ATGAAGCAGACAGCACTAGTTTTGCTCTTGGCAGCGGCGGCGTCGGGCCCGGCGCTCGCCGAGCAGCCCGGCGGAATCGCGGGAACCGTTGTCGACGCCAGGACGAACCAGCCCGTCGCGCACGCGCAGCTTTACTACTATCGTGCCCCCTATCGTGAGAACGGCCCGAACAGAATTATGTCGGTGCAGAGCAATAGCCGTGGATTCTTCAGCGACATTACCCTGGAGCCGGGACGTTACGTCATTATGGCGCGGTTCGGTAACGCGGTTGAAGGCTGCGCGCTCGATGACGTCATCTCCGGCGAAGTCGCGCGCGTACGCCTAGAGATCGGTCACAATACGCTGATGTGCAGTGGGCCGCGCTTTCATCCGGCGATGGTCGACCCGAACGCCAGCGCTGACGTCTACCGAATCTAA
- a CDS encoding DUF2249 domain-containing protein, whose product MPINRSAAVTLDARSLAPATKTEQIIDAFDKLGIGNALEINEETDPRALRNEMAQLRPGRFSWDSRNLGGNRWTVRLERIDENADGETFLTHVPAFTAAKASTIKELAAQLGERTYRAGDTIFDEGETWPYLGIVKSGKVIYTLLSPDGKTHTIGERLTHDTLNESGTFDSGGATTRAEALTDATVVTLPSEALIHAARNDAELALGFLIASSQARRRSIDTIADLAFAHVLQRVAKFLLGYARTSVGMARGLPGVENLSQAQIAAAAGTVRDMAARALLRLKNSGALELDRGRVRAIDRARLEAFAHNVQAPPV is encoded by the coding sequence ATGCCGATCAATCGATCAGCGGCCGTGACGCTCGACGCCCGGTCGCTTGCGCCCGCAACCAAGACCGAGCAGATCATCGACGCCTTCGACAAGCTCGGGATCGGCAATGCGCTCGAGATCAACGAAGAGACCGATCCGCGCGCGCTACGCAATGAAATGGCGCAGCTTCGCCCGGGCCGCTTTTCTTGGGATTCCCGCAATCTCGGCGGAAATCGCTGGACCGTCCGCCTCGAACGTATCGACGAAAATGCCGACGGCGAAACCTTCCTCACGCACGTTCCGGCCTTTACGGCGGCCAAAGCGAGCACGATCAAAGAGCTTGCCGCGCAATTGGGCGAACGGACCTATCGCGCCGGGGACACCATCTTTGACGAAGGCGAGACGTGGCCGTATCTCGGCATCGTGAAGAGTGGCAAGGTCATCTACACCTTGCTCTCGCCCGACGGCAAAACGCACACGATCGGCGAACGTCTGACGCACGATACGCTTAACGAGAGTGGAACGTTCGATAGCGGCGGCGCGACGACGCGCGCCGAGGCGCTGACCGATGCAACGGTTGTGACCCTCCCGAGCGAAGCCCTGATCCACGCAGCGCGCAACGATGCGGAGCTGGCGCTTGGGTTTCTCATTGCCTCGTCACAAGCGCGCCGTCGTTCGATCGATACCATTGCCGATCTCGCCTTCGCTCATGTGCTGCAACGCGTGGCAAAGTTTTTGCTTGGCTACGCCCGTACGTCCGTCGGAATGGCGCGGGGCCTTCCCGGCGTCGAAAATCTTTCCCAAGCGCAAATTGCCGCAGCCGCCGGAACCGTGCGCGACATGGCCGCGCGGGCTTTGCTGCGCCTCAAAAATTCCGGCGCGCTCGAGCTCGACCGCGGCCGCGTGCGGGCCATCGACCGCGCCCGATTGGAGGCCTTCGCCCACAACGTGCAGGCGCCGCCGGTTTAG
- a CDS encoding acetyl-CoA C-acyltransferase, producing the protein MNGSIKDNDVVVIAGARTPFGNLGGALSELTATDLAVVAAEAAIARSGVPPEKIDEIVFGNVIQTSADAIYLARHVGLRAGVPVGVPALIVNRLCGSGLQAILSAAQSLALGTASYALAGGTENMSQAPHVVRGARKGFHLGQNVAFEDSLWTALTDSYGNTPMAITAENLAKKYGVSRAECDEFALTSQERALASQENGFFAEEIAAVEVPGPKGTTVRVEKDEGPRQGLTMEKLAKLSARFAKDGVVTPGNASGITDGAAAIVLTTARQAKADGLTSMGRIVSGSVVGVDPSIMGIGPAFSIPKALERGGVAMRDLAVMEINEAFAPQVLACLRELGESGEKLNPHGGAIALGHPLGASGARLALTTLHELRARGGGYGIASACIGGGQGIAALFALE; encoded by the coding sequence ATGAATGGCTCGATCAAGGATAACGATGTCGTCGTCATCGCCGGAGCGCGAACCCCCTTCGGGAACCTTGGCGGTGCGCTCTCGGAGCTGACGGCCACCGATCTCGCCGTCGTTGCCGCCGAAGCGGCCATTGCGCGCAGCGGAGTCCCTCCCGAGAAAATTGACGAAATCGTCTTCGGCAACGTCATTCAGACGAGCGCCGACGCTATTTATCTGGCGCGTCACGTCGGTTTGCGCGCCGGCGTTCCCGTCGGCGTCCCGGCCCTTATCGTCAACCGCCTTTGCGGATCGGGACTTCAGGCAATCCTTTCGGCCGCACAATCGCTGGCGCTGGGAACGGCCAGCTACGCGCTGGCGGGTGGAACCGAAAACATGAGCCAAGCGCCGCACGTCGTTCGCGGCGCGCGCAAAGGCTTTCATCTCGGGCAGAACGTCGCATTCGAAGATTCCCTGTGGACTGCGTTGACCGATTCGTACGGTAACACGCCGATGGCAATCACCGCGGAGAACCTCGCCAAGAAGTATGGAGTCTCGCGCGCGGAGTGCGACGAGTTTGCGCTGACGAGCCAAGAGCGCGCACTGGCGAGCCAAGAGAACGGATTCTTCGCTGAGGAGATCGCTGCCGTCGAGGTGCCGGGGCCGAAAGGCACGACCGTGCGCGTCGAAAAGGATGAAGGGCCGCGCCAAGGATTGACGATGGAGAAGCTGGCAAAACTCTCGGCTCGTTTCGCGAAAGATGGCGTCGTGACGCCGGGCAATGCCAGCGGCATCACCGACGGCGCCGCGGCAATCGTGCTGACGACGGCGCGCCAAGCCAAGGCCGACGGTCTGACCTCGATGGGACGCATCGTTTCGGGCAGCGTCGTCGGCGTTGACCCATCGATCATGGGAATAGGGCCGGCCTTTTCGATTCCCAAGGCGCTCGAACGCGGTGGCGTCGCGATGCGCGATTTGGCGGTGATGGAGATCAACGAAGCGTTCGCCCCGCAAGTTCTCGCGTGTCTGCGCGAGTTAGGCGAGAGCGGCGAGAAACTCAATCCACACGGCGGTGCGATCGCGCTCGGCCATCCGCTCGGTGCGTCGGGAGCTAGGCTCGCGTTGACGACGCTTCACGAGCTGCGTGCGCGCGGCGGAGGTTACGGGATCGCCTCGGCTTGCATCGGCGGAGGCCAAGGCATCGCGGCACTCTTCGCGTTGGAATAG
- a CDS encoding TlpA family protein disulfide reductase, with the protein MRAAEVTGSPRLASAEAKASRHSSRWNRVFDAIALCAIGFALWKIFIAPRSLSAPGAHPAPHAVYERLDGAAFRLASERGRVVFLDFYASWCEPCKIELPLVERWARKNPGALVVPVDVGEPRTVAADFARRYGLRGIVLDSKSSAPALFGVQGFPTIVVIDREGDVRAKWEGLNPAIGLAMTNAKNHL; encoded by the coding sequence GTGCGCGCGGCGGAGGTTACGGGATCGCCTCGGCTTGCATCGGCGGAGGCCAAGGCATCGCGGCACTCTTCGCGTTGGAATAGAGTCTTCGATGCGATCGCGCTCTGCGCGATCGGCTTCGCGCTGTGGAAAATCTTCATCGCGCCGCGCTCTCTGAGCGCGCCGGGTGCGCATCCGGCGCCCCACGCCGTTTACGAACGTCTCGACGGCGCTGCGTTCCGACTCGCTAGCGAACGTGGTCGCGTCGTCTTTCTCGACTTTTACGCGAGCTGGTGCGAACCGTGCAAGATCGAACTACCATTGGTCGAACGCTGGGCGCGCAAAAATCCCGGTGCCCTCGTCGTGCCCGTCGACGTCGGTGAGCCGCGCACCGTCGCTGCCGATTTCGCGCGGCGTTATGGGTTGCGCGGCATCGTTCTCGATTCGAAGAGCAGCGCACCGGCTTTATTCGGCGTGCAGGGCTTCCCGACAATCGTCGTCATCGACCGCGAAGGCGACGTTCGCGCGAAATGGGAGGGCCTCAATCCCGCGATTGGCTTAGCGATGACCAACGCGAAGAACCATCTCTAA
- a CDS encoding enoyl-CoA hydratase/isomerase family protein, whose amino-acid sequence MPFEDILVAIDDPIGIITFNRPNVLNALRTKLLREVSAALAELEHDERVRAVVITGSGEKAFAAGADIGELNELASAHHGAAQSRSGQALTRQIERMSKPVIMAVNGFALGGGCELAMAGDVIVAGENAKFGQPEVNLGLIPGYGGTARLTRRVGKGMAMYLCLTGEIIGAQEALRIGLVQRVVPAADVVNEATRIANVIASKAPLAIAACKRVINNAGHLSIDDALEVEALEFGTLVDTDDIKEGTGAFLEKRKPKWQGK is encoded by the coding sequence ATGCCATTTGAAGATATTCTCGTCGCGATCGACGATCCAATCGGTATCATCACGTTCAACCGTCCCAACGTCCTCAACGCGCTGCGCACGAAGCTGCTAAGAGAAGTCTCTGCGGCGCTGGCCGAGCTGGAGCACGACGAACGCGTGCGCGCCGTCGTCATCACGGGATCCGGTGAAAAAGCATTTGCTGCCGGTGCCGACATCGGCGAGCTTAACGAGCTTGCATCGGCGCATCACGGCGCCGCGCAATCGCGCAGCGGTCAGGCCCTCACCCGGCAGATCGAGCGCATGAGCAAGCCCGTGATCATGGCCGTCAATGGCTTTGCGCTCGGCGGAGGCTGCGAGCTCGCGATGGCCGGAGACGTGATCGTCGCCGGCGAGAACGCAAAGTTCGGCCAACCCGAAGTGAACCTCGGACTGATTCCCGGATACGGCGGCACGGCGCGGCTGACGCGACGGGTCGGTAAAGGAATGGCAATGTATTTGTGTTTGACGGGCGAGATCATCGGCGCCCAGGAAGCACTGCGCATTGGTCTGGTTCAACGCGTCGTGCCCGCGGCGGACGTCGTGAACGAGGCGACCCGCATCGCGAACGTTATCGCCTCGAAGGCACCCCTCGCCATCGCGGCATGCAAACGTGTCATCAACAACGCAGGCCATCTCTCAATAGATGACGCGCTCGAGGTCGAGGCATTGGAGTTTGGGACGCTCGTCGACACCGACGATATCAAAGAAGGCACCGGCGCGTTTCTCGAAAAGCGCAAGCCGAAGTGGCAAGGAAAGTGA